The Verrucomicrobiia bacterium genomic sequence CGCTCGGAGCGCAGCGCCAGTCGCATGCCATCCATGATCACTGCCTTCGGGTATTCGTCTCCGTATAGCCTTTTAAGATCGGACATTTTCATGGCGGGCAACATGGTCCAGCGCTTCAACTGAGCAGGTGGTGCAACTTCTCCGACTGCTCGTAAACCACCAACGAACCAACGGTATAAACAGCATGCGCCCGCCACTTTTTCAAGGCATCTGGTGAGCGCTTCGTGAAAATGTAGCAACCATTTTCGGCGCGAGAATCCGAAAGTAAAGACAAACGGTTTTTACGCGAATTACGCTCATTCTCGCGAATGTTCCAGCCGGACTTCGTTTGCTTCGTACTGCTATCCCACAGCGTAATTTTTTTTGCGACATTTTAAGTGCCGACCTTCGCAAGCTCCTGAATATCCGCGTCTCGAGGAGCCAAGACCGCTGTGTCTTGCGTCGTTTTATCTCTTCTCCGTGGTCAAACAAACAAGTTGAACGACCAGTTCTATTCCTGCAAAACACGCGAGCCATCGCCAATATCGCCAACCCGTGGACTCTTCAAGATCGGCTCTCAGGCATACAGAGAAATAATCTCCCAATCCGGCTCCTGAGCCTCGTAAAACAAGAATCCATCTTTAAGGTCCTGGAGCGCGTCCTCGGAAATCCGGATCGCGATCATGGCCGCCCGACCGAACCCTTAACCGAATCCCAGTCCAGAAGCTGCGCAGCACCTTCGCGCACCCTTGCTCGCCGCTGATCCAACAAGGCTCTCAACTCCTCGGGAACAGCCATCCGTTCAAAACGATCACGAAAATCCTCCCAGATCGCTTCCATGATTTGGATCTTTTACTCAACCCGCAGTGCTTTGACGTCTTGCCCTGTCATGCTGGAACAATACTGCGAGCCCGAGCGACGTGCTATTCGCTCTTCATCGAACGACAGAACTGAGCGAAGTGGCGGGAAGCGCCGCTCCAACGACTCGGAAACCGCGAAAGAATAGACGCATGAAACTGTATGCGCCCTCAAATTTGCTGGCTCCGCTGCGCTCGGCAGCAATACACCCTTTGTTGTTAGGCCTCATTTTCTTTTATTTCTTTGGCTATAACGAAGCCGGAAAAGCCAATCGCTGACTCAATCACCCACGCGCTATGGGATTCAAACAACTCCGGGGCGAAACTCGATGCATCATCTTGCCAGTGGGCGATTCCATGCTGGTGCGCCCACGCTTTTAGAATCTGCTCCTTATCGGATACAAACTGAGCCAGCGGAACTTCCATGATATCCGTTATGATGGCTCCGCACGTATGGACGAAGTGGTAGAGCACGACATCGCAAAACTCAATTTCTGATCGCTCCTGCTCCAGTTCGAGGCGAAGAATCACCCGGGATCCATGCTCGAGCACCAAATACTCTCTCAGGTGGAAATCATGGTATTTCATGTTCTGCCATATTAATGACAAAACGGAGCGAAGCGGCGGTCAGCGCCGCTCCGACAACTCGAAAACCACGAAAGAACCAAACGCATGAAACAGCATGCGTCCGCCACTTTCGCTGGAGTGATCTGGTTAGGGGCAAAAGTCATGTGGTTGATGGCCGCAGAACAGTCCACGCAATGGCGAATGCCACTGCGAGAGCAACATATCCGATGACAACCAAGCAGAAGAATCCTGCCTGCGTAATGCCGAACCGGTATCCCCTGGCGATCTCGAAAGAACTCTCGCCGCGAGCCCGTTGCTCATCTGTCGTGGTCTCAATTGGCGTCGAGTGGATTTCATCGACACAGGGCGCTCTGTTTTGCCTGCCCAATAGGCGCCGATCCAAACCACCGAGTAAACGGTGATCAAGATGAGGAAAATGAGTGGAAGCGTATTCATGGTCTCATGCCCCTAACGCAAAGCTGAGCGACTGCCGCCGGAAACGCAAGCTTGAGTGCGAACGGCGCGTCCGAACTGACGCCCGGCATCGAGCGGAGAGGCGGAGCGGCAGTTCGTCTCCAGCGTCTGGTTCGGTGATTTCATTGCGTGCAGACTACATCGAGCTAAGTGCGGTGGCGAGTGAATCGGCGTGGCAGACAAGGGTGTAATCCCTGCCTCTCACCTGCTCCGCAACGCCACAAGACTGTGTCGTGGGATCGTAAACCACGACATATCCATCCGCAGGTGTCCGCCCCTCCTGCAATACTACCCATATCTCCCGTGGTGGTAACTTGGTATCGTCGGGATCAATGCGAACTGAAAACGGCTCAACGAAAAACTCGTGCAAGTTCTGGCGCCTAATGCCGTGGGAACTGTCGAATGACTCGTTACGCGCCAACTCCTGCTGAACCATCTGCTTTATGTCGCGAGCGATCATGAATGCGCTACTTCGCCGAACGTTCCGCATCACTGACCCCGCGCAGTGAGGCTCGAATTGAAACCACACCGCTACCGCGGGGTTCAGTGCATGCGGTTTGTTCGGTGTTTTCATTTTCTGCGCTCATCTACATCATGGACATCAAACGCTGTCTGGACGTCCTCTCGGCAGAAGCACCCGAGCTTCCGCTTCTGCTCGGCAACCCACTCCGAAACATCATCTCTCCAGCCACGCTTCTCCATAAAAGCGTTGAAGATGAAAATCTCCTCTTCAATGCGCTTTCCTCCTTTCCCGAAACACCAATCAAGGATTTCGTCGTCGGAGCCCCCTTGCTTCACTCGCTGGCAGAGGTCTTCGTATTTCACTCGGAGAAAGCGGCACACTCGACCGTCCAAGCCATGTCCAAGATTGTAGTCCTGTGGAAGTTCTCCAGCTTGGTGCAGCTTGATCTTGTCTAGGGTGCGGCCAAACATCACCAACCCACCTACTTTTTCGTAACCTGAGCGCGGAGGAAACATGACATGTAGATTACAGCGAACGTTCCAGATCAGTGACCCGGCGCCACTGATCTTCGATTGTCAACAACCGGGTTTGTGCTGCTTCAGTCGGAATTGGAAAAACCGGGCGATTGGCTAAAGTATGCGGCCATAGCAACGGATCCAAACTATGACGAGAGAACGACGGCACTTTTCACCTCAGGAAAAGGTTAAAATTCTCCGGGAGCACCTGGTCGATCACAAGTCGATCTCGGAGGTGTGCGAAAAGCACGAGATTCAACCCAGCCTCTTCTACACCTGGCAAAAGACCTTCTTCGAGAACGGCGCGGCCGCATTCGAGGCTGTCGCGACTCCGGGACGGGTTTCGGTCGAGCAGAAGAAGATACAAAAGCTGGAAGCCAAGCTTCAACGCAAAGACGAGGTGATGGCAGAACTGTTGACCGAGCACATCCTTTTAAAAAAAGAGATTGGGGAGAGCTGAAACGATGCTGGGTGCCGCACGATGTGCGAGACCAGATCGTCGACTTCATGAACAAGTGGTCCGAGAAAACCGAGACGCCCGTGACCCGGATGGTCAAAACGGCCGGCGTGGCCGTCAGCAAGTTTTATCAATGGAAAGACCGCTACGGCAAAGCCAACGAACACAACGCGCAAGTGCCGCGCGATCACTGGCTGGAGGCCTCGGAGAAGGAAGCCATCTTGAAATTCCACGCGGAGTATCCGCTGGAAGGCTACCGCCGCTTGTGCTTCATGATGC encodes the following:
- a CDS encoding addiction module protein, whose amino-acid sequence is MEAIWEDFRDRFERMAVPEELRALLDQRRARVREGAAQLLDWDSVKGSVGRP
- a CDS encoding DUF5069 domain-containing protein; amino-acid sequence: MFPPRSGYEKVGGLVMFGRTLDKIKLHQAGELPQDYNLGHGLDGRVCRFLRVKYEDLCQRVKQGGSDDEILDWCFGKGGKRIEEEIFIFNAFMEKRGWRDDVSEWVAEQKRKLGCFCREDVQTAFDVHDVDERRK
- a CDS encoding transposase encodes the protein MTRERRHFSPQEKVKILREHLVDHKSISEVCEKHEIQPSLFYTWQKTFFENGAAAFEAVATPGRVSVEQKKIQKLEAKLQRKDEVMAELLTEHILLKKEIGES